In Xanthomonas theicola, a single genomic region encodes these proteins:
- a CDS encoding PH domain-containing protein — MTFRSKIDWWLAAIMLVVIAASLATVIAASHGRSNGGLLTAAAVFVIGTVLPAWLLLSTAYTVESEVLIVRSGPIRQRIPPDQISDISPSSNPVSSPALSLDRLEIHHGQKRTLVSPKDKQGFIKAIRDAQRALGMV, encoded by the coding sequence ATGACGTTTAGATCGAAGATCGACTGGTGGTTAGCGGCCATCATGCTGGTAGTGATCGCTGCCTCTCTCGCAACTGTCATAGCTGCGTCGCATGGGCGATCCAATGGAGGCTTGCTAACTGCGGCAGCCGTCTTTGTTATAGGTACCGTATTGCCCGCTTGGCTCCTGCTTTCCACAGCCTACACCGTTGAATCAGAAGTCCTCATCGTTCGCAGCGGCCCGATCAGGCAACGTATACCGCCAGATCAGATTAGTGACATAAGTCCCTCATCAAATCCAGTTTCCAGCCCAGCCCTCTCTCTTGATCGCCTTGAAATACACCATGGCCAGAAGAGAACTCTGGTGTCCCCGAAAGACAAACAAGGGTTTATCAAGGCCATCAGAGACGCGCAAAGAGCCTTAGGGATGGTCTGA
- the cgtA gene encoding Obg family GTPase CgtA codes for MKLVDEAEIQVGAGNGGNGCIGFRREKFIPLGGPDGGDGGDGGSVWLVADENLNTLVDFRHQRTFRAQRGENGMGRQMYGKAGDDLAITVPVGTVVINVDTDETIGDLVAHGDRLLVAQGGKGGLGNMHFKSSVTRAPRKATPGEEGEARTLKLELKLLADVGLLGFPNAGKSTFIRAVSAATPKVADYPFTTLYPNLGVVSVEAYRSFVIADIPGLIEGAADGAGLGAQFLRHLQRTRLLLHLVDLAPMEGGVDGVSPTEQVRAIERELEKHDAELLAKPRWLVLNKADLMLEDQARALAEQVVAKLGWTRPWYLVSALGREGTWPIMQDAMAFFDRQREDALEAAANAP; via the coding sequence ATGAAGTTGGTCGACGAAGCAGAAATCCAGGTCGGTGCCGGCAATGGCGGCAACGGCTGCATCGGCTTCCGCCGCGAGAAGTTCATTCCGCTCGGCGGCCCGGACGGCGGCGACGGCGGCGACGGCGGCAGCGTGTGGCTGGTCGCCGACGAGAACCTCAACACCCTGGTCGATTTCCGCCATCAGCGTACGTTCCGCGCGCAGCGCGGCGAGAACGGCATGGGCCGGCAGATGTACGGCAAGGCCGGCGACGATCTGGCCATCACCGTGCCGGTCGGCACCGTGGTGATCAACGTCGACACCGACGAGACCATCGGCGACCTGGTCGCGCATGGCGATCGCCTGCTGGTCGCGCAGGGCGGCAAGGGCGGCCTGGGCAACATGCATTTCAAGAGCTCGGTGACGCGCGCCCCGCGCAAGGCGACGCCGGGCGAGGAAGGCGAGGCGCGTACGCTGAAGCTGGAACTGAAGCTGCTCGCCGACGTCGGCCTGCTCGGTTTCCCCAATGCCGGCAAGAGCACCTTCATCCGCGCGGTGTCCGCGGCCACGCCGAAGGTCGCCGACTATCCGTTCACCACGCTGTATCCGAACCTGGGCGTGGTCAGCGTCGAGGCCTATCGCAGCTTCGTCATCGCCGACATCCCCGGCCTGATCGAAGGCGCGGCCGACGGCGCCGGCCTGGGCGCGCAGTTCCTGCGCCACCTACAGCGCACCCGCTTGCTGCTGCACCTGGTGGACCTGGCGCCGATGGAGGGCGGCGTGGACGGCGTGTCGCCGACCGAGCAGGTGCGCGCGATCGAGCGCGAGTTGGAGAAGCACGACGCCGAGCTGCTGGCCAAGCCGCGCTGGCTGGTGCTGAACAAGGCCGATCTGATGCTCGAGGACCAGGCGCGCGCGCTGGCCGAGCAGGTCGTCGCCAAACTCGGCTGGACCCGGCCGTGGTATCTGGTCTCGGCGCTGGGGCGGGAAGGCACCTGGCCGATCATGCAGGACGCGATGGCGTTCTTCGACCGCCAGCGCGAGGACGCGCTGGAAGCGGCTGCCAATGCGCCCTGA
- the rplU gene encoding 50S ribosomal protein L21 — MYAVLVTGGKQYRVAQGETLRVEKLEAEAGNEIKFDTILMLGDGDGIKLGDALKGASVTAKVVAHGRADKVRIIKFRRRKHHMKRQGHRQHYTEIEITGIAGGDKK; from the coding sequence ATGTACGCAGTACTGGTAACCGGCGGCAAGCAATACCGCGTGGCGCAGGGCGAAACGCTCCGCGTGGAAAAGCTCGAGGCCGAGGCCGGCAACGAAATCAAGTTCGACACCATCCTGATGCTGGGCGATGGCGACGGCATCAAGCTCGGCGATGCGCTGAAGGGCGCCAGCGTCACCGCGAAGGTCGTGGCCCATGGCCGCGCCGACAAGGTGCGCATCATCAAGTTCCGCCGCCGCAAGCACCACATGAAGCGCCAGGGGCACCGGCAGCATTACACCGAAATCGAGATCACCGGCATTGCCGGTGGCGACAAGAAGTAA
- a CDS encoding copper chaperone PCu(A)C, with protein MKLKPSAYLRGLAVGLACLAVSVPGAAFAAPAAAKADRCLPQWQAGWVRLPPNAAMPMAAGFGRLHNPCKQALEVVSARSPAFADVSLHQTTQVDGVSKMREIERLPLAAGADAVLQPGGLHLMLMQPAQPLREGARLPISFVLEDGREVQGELKVGAAKP; from the coding sequence ATGAAACTCAAACCATCCGCGTACTTACGGGGGCTGGCCGTCGGGCTGGCGTGCTTGGCCGTGTCGGTGCCGGGGGCCGCCTTTGCGGCGCCTGCGGCGGCCAAGGCCGATCGCTGCTTGCCGCAATGGCAGGCCGGCTGGGTTCGGCTGCCGCCGAACGCGGCGATGCCGATGGCCGCCGGTTTCGGCCGCCTGCACAACCCGTGCAAGCAGGCGCTGGAGGTGGTGTCGGCGCGCAGCCCGGCGTTCGCCGACGTGAGCCTGCACCAGACCACGCAGGTGGACGGGGTCAGTAAGATGCGCGAAATCGAGCGCCTGCCGCTGGCGGCCGGCGCCGACGCCGTCCTGCAGCCCGGCGGCCTGCACCTGATGCTGATGCAGCCGGCGCAGCCGCTGCGCGAGGGCGCCCGCTTGCCGATCAGCTTCGTGTTGGAGGACGGGCGCGAAGTGCAGGGCGAGTTGAAGGTGGGGGCGGCAAAGCCTTAG
- a CDS encoding enoyl-CoA hydratase/isomerase family protein: MTSLIQILDHGPIRQLRLVRAPVNALDTALCCELAAAIAQAQADAVHALLLSGNERIFSAGMDVPHLLGHGNDRAKLLDSWQAFFGAARALADSAIPAAAALTGHAPAGGCVLALCCDYRVMARSPDPSHPVTIGLNETQVGLVAPEGIQRLLRRVVGAHRAERLLVAGELVSAEHALQIGLVDELADAELVVARAVAWLQELLQRPRQPMLQTRAIARADLRRALADEHIQLERFVDGWQAPDTQAALHALVARLGKR; the protein is encoded by the coding sequence ATGACTTCGCTGATCCAGATCCTCGACCACGGCCCCATCCGCCAGCTGCGCCTGGTGCGCGCGCCGGTCAACGCGCTCGACACCGCCCTGTGCTGCGAACTGGCCGCGGCCATCGCGCAGGCGCAGGCCGACGCGGTGCATGCGCTGCTGCTGTCCGGCAACGAGCGCATCTTCTCCGCCGGCATGGACGTGCCGCACCTGCTCGGGCACGGCAACGACCGCGCCAAGCTGCTCGACAGCTGGCAGGCGTTCTTCGGCGCGGCGCGTGCGCTGGCCGACAGCGCCATCCCGGCGGCGGCGGCGCTGACCGGGCATGCGCCCGCCGGCGGCTGCGTGCTGGCGCTGTGCTGCGACTACCGGGTGATGGCGCGCAGCCCCGATCCTTCGCATCCGGTCACGATCGGGCTCAACGAGACCCAGGTCGGGCTGGTCGCGCCGGAAGGCATCCAGCGCCTGCTGCGGCGCGTGGTCGGCGCGCACCGCGCCGAGCGGCTGCTGGTCGCCGGCGAACTGGTCAGCGCCGAACACGCGCTGCAGATCGGCCTGGTTGACGAACTGGCCGACGCCGAACTGGTGGTCGCGCGCGCGGTGGCCTGGCTGCAGGAACTGCTGCAGCGGCCGAGGCAGCCGATGCTGCAGACCCGCGCGATCGCCCGTGCCGACCTGCGCAGGGCGCTGGCCGACGAACACATCCAGCTCGAGCGCTTCGTCGACGGCTGGCAGGCACCGGACACCCAAGCCGCGCTGCACGCGCTGGTGGCGCGGCTGGGCAAGCGCTGA
- a CDS encoding acyl-CoA thioesterase produces the protein MSASPADSSATAHKPLARVPISVRWRDMDSMGHVNNAKYVSYLEEARVRWLLQVDGFSMRNRIAPVVAATNVNYRRPIVWPNDIVVELFVERMGNSSITVGHRIVDQKDDSVLHSDGNVVVVWIDTQTGKSAPLPDAIRAACG, from the coding sequence ATGAGCGCATCCCCCGCCGATTCCTCCGCCACCGCGCACAAGCCGCTGGCGCGCGTGCCGATCAGCGTGCGCTGGCGCGACATGGACAGCATGGGCCACGTCAACAACGCCAAGTACGTGTCCTACCTGGAAGAAGCGCGCGTGCGCTGGCTGCTGCAGGTGGACGGCTTCTCGATGCGCAACCGCATCGCCCCGGTGGTGGCGGCGACCAACGTCAACTACCGGCGCCCGATCGTGTGGCCGAACGACATCGTGGTGGAACTGTTCGTCGAGCGCATGGGCAACAGCAGCATCACCGTCGGCCATCGCATCGTCGATCAGAAGGACGACAGCGTGCTGCATTCGGACGGCAACGTGGTGGTGGTGTGGATCGACACGCAGACCGGCAAGAGCGCGCCGCTGCCGGACGCGATCCGCGCGGCGTGTGGCTGA
- a CDS encoding IS5 family transposase — protein MQLSFGDAEYNGKRKQTRRERLLAEMDQVVPWKDLLALIAPHYPKSGHPGRQPYPLETMLRIHFLQQWYALSDPGAEEALYDTASMRRFARIGGLDEVPDETTILNFRRLLETHDLARTLFNRVNAHLSRKGQSLRGGTIVDATIIAAPSSTKNKNGERDPEMHQTKKGNQYYFGMKAHIGVDDESGLVHHLECTAANAADITQAHKLLHGKEDTVCGDSGYTGLAKREEMASKRKLRYLIAEKPSKLKQIKSKRELKWAQRWEHAKASLRAKVEHPFRVIKRQFGYVKVRYRGLAKNTAQVLTLFALSNLWLKRKQLLPVVGRVCL, from the coding sequence ATGCAATTGTCTTTCGGCGACGCGGAGTACAACGGCAAGCGCAAGCAGACGCGGCGCGAAAGGTTGCTGGCCGAGATGGATCAGGTGGTGCCGTGGAAAGACCTGCTGGCGCTGATCGCGCCGCACTATCCGAAGTCGGGCCATCCGGGCCGTCAGCCGTACCCGCTGGAGACAATGCTGCGCATCCACTTTCTGCAGCAGTGGTACGCACTGAGCGACCCGGGCGCGGAAGAAGCCTTGTACGACACGGCGTCGATGCGCCGTTTCGCCAGGATCGGCGGGTTGGATGAGGTGCCGGACGAGACCACGATCCTCAACTTCCGCCGGTTGCTGGAGACGCACGATCTGGCGCGCACGCTGTTCAACCGGGTCAACGCGCACCTATCGCGCAAGGGCCAGAGCCTGCGCGGCGGCACCATCGTGGACGCCACGATCATTGCCGCGCCCAGCTCGACCAAGAACAAGAACGGCGAGCGCGACCCGGAAATGCACCAGACCAAGAAGGGCAATCAGTACTACTTCGGGATGAAAGCGCACATCGGCGTGGACGATGAGTCCGGGCTGGTGCACCACTTGGAATGCACGGCGGCCAACGCCGCAGATATCACCCAGGCGCACAAGCTGCTGCACGGCAAGGAAGACACGGTATGCGGCGACAGCGGCTACACCGGGCTGGCCAAGCGCGAGGAGATGGCGAGCAAGCGCAAGCTGCGCTATCTGATCGCGGAGAAGCCCTCGAAGCTGAAGCAGATCAAGAGCAAGCGCGAATTGAAGTGGGCACAGCGCTGGGAGCACGCCAAGGCCAGCCTGAGGGCGAAGGTGGAGCATCCGTTCCGGGTGATCAAGCGCCAGTTTGGCTACGTCAAGGTGCGCTATCGCGGCTTGGCGAAGAACACCGCGCAGGTGCTGACGCTGTTTGCGCTGTCGAACCTGTGGCTGAAGCGAAAGCAGTTGCTGCCTGTCGTGGGGAGGGTGTGCCTGTAA
- the rpsT gene encoding 30S ribosomal protein S20, whose amino-acid sequence MANIKSAKKRAKQTVVRNARNTAQRSMLRTAVKKVIKALDANDAAGAEAAFAVAQPILDRFSSRGLIHKNKAARHKSRLSARIKAIKTAA is encoded by the coding sequence GTGGCCAATATCAAGTCCGCCAAGAAGCGCGCCAAGCAGACCGTCGTGCGCAACGCGCGCAACACGGCTCAGCGTTCGATGCTGCGCACCGCCGTCAAGAAGGTCATCAAGGCCCTGGACGCCAACGACGCCGCCGGCGCCGAAGCCGCTTTCGCCGTGGCCCAGCCGATCCTCGACCGTTTCAGCTCGCGCGGCCTGATCCACAAGAACAAGGCTGCGCGCCACAAGAGCCGCCTGAGCGCCCGCATCAAGGCGATCAAGACCGCCGCCTGA
- a CDS encoding IS5 family transposase — protein MQLSFGDAEYNGKRKQTRRERLLAEMDQVVPWKDLLALIAPHYPKSGHPGRQPYPLETMLRIHFLQQWYALSDPGAEEALYDTASMRRFARIGGLDEVPDETTILNFRRLLETHDLARTLFNRVNAHLSRKGQSLRGGTIVDATIIAAPSSTKNKNGERDPEMHQTKKGNQYYFGMKAHIGVDDESGLVHHLECTAANAADITQAHKLLHGKEDTVCGDSGYTGLAKREEMASKRKLRYLIAEKPSKLKQIKSKRELKWAQRWEHAKASLRAKVEHPFRVIKRQFGYVKVRYRGLAKNTAQVLTLFALSNLWLKRKQLLPVVGRVCL, from the coding sequence ATGCAATTGTCTTTCGGCGACGCGGAGTACAACGGCAAGCGCAAGCAGACGCGGCGCGAAAGGTTGCTGGCCGAGATGGATCAGGTGGTGCCGTGGAAAGACCTGCTGGCGCTGATCGCGCCGCACTATCCGAAGTCGGGCCATCCGGGCCGTCAGCCGTACCCGCTGGAGACAATGCTGCGCATCCACTTTCTGCAGCAGTGGTACGCACTGAGCGACCCGGGCGCGGAAGAAGCCTTGTACGACACGGCGTCGATGCGCCGTTTCGCCAGGATCGGCGGGTTGGATGAGGTGCCGGACGAGACCACGATCCTCAACTTCCGCCGGTTGCTGGAGACGCACGATCTGGCGCGCACGCTGTTCAACCGGGTCAACGCGCACCTATCGCGCAAGGGCCAGAGCCTGCGCGGCGGCACCATCGTGGACGCCACGATCATTGCCGCGCCCAGCTCGACCAAGAACAAGAACGGCGAGCGCGACCCGGAAATGCACCAGACCAAGAAGGGCAATCAGTACTACTTCGGGATGAAAGCGCACATCGGCGTGGACGATGAGTCCGGGCTGGTGCACCACTTGGAATGCACGGCGGCCAACGCCGCAGATATCACCCAGGCGCACAAGCTGCTGCACGGCAAGGAAGACACGGTATGCGGCGACAGCGGCTACACCGGGCTGGCCAAGCGCGAGGAGATGGCGAGCAAGCGCAAGCTGCGCTATCTGATCGCGGAGAAGCCCTCGAAGCTGAAGCAGATCAAGAGCAAGCGCGAATTGAAGTGGGCACAGCGCTGGGAGCACGCCAAGGCCAGCCTGAGGGCGAAGGTGGAGCATCCGTTCCGGGTGATCAAGCGCCAGTTTGGCTACGTCAAGGTGCGCTATCGCGGCCTGGCGAAGAACACGGCGCAAGTGCTGACGCTGTTTGCGCTGTCGAACCTGTGGCTGAAGCGAAAGCAGTTGCTGCCTGTCGTGGGGAGGGTGTGCCTGTAA
- the uvrA gene encoding excinuclease ABC subunit UvrA, whose protein sequence is MAMDFIRIRGARTHNLKNLDLDLPRDKLIVITGLSGSGKSSLAFDTIYAEGQRRYVESLSAYARQFLSVMEKPDIDHIEGLSPAIAIEQKSTSHNPRSTVGTITEIYDYLRLLYARVGQPRCPDHGYPLEAQTVSQMVDQILALDPEQRYMLLAPVIRERKGEHAQVFEQLRAQGFVRVRVDGELYEIDAVPALALRQKHTIEAVIDRFRPRHDIKQRLAESLETALKLGDGMVSVQSLDAADAAPQLFSSKYSCPVCDYALPELEPRLFSFNAPMGACPSCDGLGVTEFFDPERVVVHPELSLSAGAVRGWDRRNAYYFQLIASLAKHYKFDVDAPWQSLPASVRQAVLYGSGDETITFTYFTDAGGRTQRKHRFEGIIPNLERRYRETESPAVREELAKYISERPCPDCKGARLNKAARNVFVADRPLPDLVVLPIDEALRFFRQLDLPGWRGEIASKIVKEIAERLGFLVDVGLDYLTLERKADTLSGGEAQRIRLASQIGAGLVGVMYVLDEPSIGLHQRDNERLLGTLTRLRDLGNTVIVVEHDEDAIRLADYVLDIGPGAGVHGGEIVGQGTVQDLLKAPRSLTGQYLSGKRRIEIPAKRHKANPKMTLHLRGAAGNNLKGVDLDIPAGLLTCVTGVSGSGKSTLINDTLFTLAANEINGASHAVAPYREIEHLDLFDKVVDIDQSPIGRTPRSNPATYTGLFTPLRELFAQVPEARARGYSPGRFSFNVRGGRCEACQGDGLIKVEMHFLPDVYVPCDVCHGKRYNRETLEILYKGFNINDVLQMTVEDALKLFEPVPSIARKLETLVDVGLSYIKLGQSATTLSGGEAQRVKLSKELSRRDTGRTLYILDEPTTGLHFHDIEALLDVLHKLRDEGNTVVVIEHNLDVIKTADWVVDLGPEGGHRGGTILATGTPEDIAAHPDSYTGQFLAKLLPAGTVAKPTKPAAMANKPDALPPRKRKPEKAAKQAAKKTTTKRAAR, encoded by the coding sequence ATGGCGATGGATTTCATCCGCATCCGCGGCGCGCGCACGCACAACCTCAAGAACCTCGACCTCGACCTGCCGCGCGACAAGCTGATCGTGATCACCGGGCTGTCCGGCTCGGGCAAGTCGTCGCTGGCGTTCGACACCATCTACGCCGAAGGCCAGCGCCGCTACGTCGAGTCGCTGTCGGCGTACGCGCGGCAGTTCCTCAGCGTGATGGAAAAGCCCGACATCGACCACATCGAGGGCCTGTCGCCGGCGATCGCGATCGAGCAGAAGTCGACCTCGCACAATCCGCGCTCCACGGTCGGCACCATCACTGAGATCTACGACTACCTGCGCCTGCTGTACGCGCGCGTCGGCCAGCCGCGCTGCCCCGACCACGGCTATCCGCTGGAAGCGCAGACGGTCAGCCAGATGGTCGACCAGATCCTGGCGCTGGACCCGGAGCAGCGCTACATGCTGCTGGCGCCGGTGATCCGCGAGCGCAAGGGCGAGCACGCGCAGGTGTTCGAGCAGCTGCGCGCGCAGGGCTTCGTGCGCGTGCGCGTGGACGGCGAGCTGTACGAGATCGACGCGGTGCCGGCGCTGGCGCTGCGCCAGAAGCACACCATCGAGGCGGTGATCGACCGCTTCCGCCCGCGCCATGACATCAAGCAGCGCCTGGCCGAGAGCCTGGAGACCGCGTTGAAGCTCGGCGACGGCATGGTCTCGGTGCAGAGCCTGGACGCCGCCGATGCCGCACCGCAGCTGTTCTCCTCCAAGTACAGCTGCCCGGTCTGCGACTACGCGCTGCCGGAGCTGGAGCCGCGGCTGTTCTCGTTCAACGCGCCGATGGGCGCCTGCCCGAGCTGCGACGGCCTGGGCGTGACCGAGTTCTTCGATCCGGAGCGGGTGGTGGTGCATCCGGAACTGTCGCTGTCGGCCGGCGCGGTGCGCGGCTGGGACCGGCGCAACGCCTACTATTTCCAGCTGATCGCCTCGCTGGCCAAGCACTACAAGTTCGACGTGGACGCGCCGTGGCAGTCGCTGCCGGCGAGCGTGCGCCAGGCGGTGCTGTACGGCAGCGGCGACGAGACCATCACCTTCACCTACTTCACCGATGCCGGCGGCCGCACCCAGCGCAAGCACCGCTTCGAAGGCATCATCCCCAACCTGGAGCGCCGCTACCGCGAGACCGAATCGCCGGCGGTGCGCGAGGAACTGGCCAAGTACATCAGCGAGCGGCCGTGCCCGGACTGCAAGGGCGCGCGCCTGAACAAGGCCGCGCGCAACGTGTTCGTCGCCGATCGCCCACTGCCGGACCTGGTGGTGCTGCCGATCGACGAGGCGCTGCGCTTCTTCCGCCAGCTCGACCTGCCCGGCTGGCGCGGCGAGATCGCCAGCAAGATCGTCAAGGAGATCGCCGAGCGGCTCGGCTTCCTGGTCGATGTCGGGCTGGATTACCTGACCCTGGAACGCAAGGCCGACACCCTGTCCGGCGGCGAGGCCCAGCGCATCCGCCTGGCCAGCCAGATCGGCGCCGGCCTGGTCGGGGTGATGTACGTGCTCGACGAACCGTCGATCGGCCTGCACCAGCGCGACAACGAGCGCCTGCTCGGCACCCTCACCCGGCTGCGCGACCTGGGCAACACGGTGATCGTGGTCGAGCACGACGAGGACGCGATCCGCCTGGCCGACTACGTGCTGGACATCGGCCCCGGCGCCGGCGTGCACGGCGGCGAGATCGTCGGCCAGGGCACGGTGCAGGACCTGCTGAAGGCGCCGCGTTCGCTGACCGGCCAGTACCTGTCGGGCAAGCGCCGCATCGAGATCCCGGCCAAGCGGCACAAGGCCAACCCGAAGATGACCCTGCACCTGCGCGGGGCCGCAGGCAACAACCTCAAGGGCGTGGACCTGGACATCCCGGCCGGGCTGCTGACCTGCGTCACCGGCGTGTCCGGCTCGGGCAAGTCGACGCTGATCAACGACACCTTGTTCACCCTGGCCGCCAACGAGATCAACGGCGCCTCGCATGCGGTGGCGCCGTACCGCGAGATCGAGCACCTGGACCTGTTCGACAAGGTGGTGGACATCGACCAGTCGCCGATCGGCCGCACCCCACGCTCCAACCCGGCCACCTACACCGGCTTGTTCACGCCGCTGCGCGAACTGTTCGCGCAGGTGCCCGAAGCGCGCGCGCGCGGCTACTCGCCGGGCCGTTTCAGCTTCAACGTGCGCGGCGGCCGCTGCGAGGCGTGCCAGGGCGACGGCCTGATCAAGGTCGAGATGCACTTCCTGCCCGACGTGTACGTGCCCTGCGACGTGTGCCACGGCAAGCGCTACAACCGCGAGACGCTGGAGATCCTGTACAAGGGCTTCAACATCAACGACGTGCTGCAGATGACCGTCGAGGACGCGCTGAAGCTGTTCGAGCCGGTGCCGAGCATCGCGCGCAAGCTGGAGACACTGGTCGACGTGGGCCTGAGCTACATCAAGCTGGGACAGAGCGCGACCACCCTGTCCGGCGGCGAAGCGCAGCGCGTGAAGCTGTCCAAGGAACTGTCGCGGCGCGACACCGGCCGCACCCTGTACATCCTCGACGAGCCGACCACCGGCCTGCACTTCCACGACATCGAGGCGCTACTGGACGTGCTGCACAAGCTGCGCGACGAAGGCAACACGGTGGTGGTGATCGAGCACAACCTGGACGTGATCAAGACCGCGGACTGGGTGGTGGACCTGGGCCCGGAGGGCGGCCATCGCGGCGGCACCATCCTCGCCACCGGCACGCCCGAGGACATCGCCGCGCATCCGGATTCCTACACCGGCCAGTTCCTGGCCAAGCTGCTGCCCGCCGGCACCGTGGCCAAGCCGACCAAGCCGGCGGCGATGGCCAACAAGCCCGACGCGCTGCCGCCGCGCAAGCGCAAACCCGAGAAGGCCGCCAAGCAGGCGGCCAAGAAGACCACCACCAAGAGAGCCGCACGATGA
- the rpmA gene encoding 50S ribosomal protein L27 translates to MAHKKGVGSSRNGRDSKPKYLGVKMFGGQAIKAGNIIVRQRGTRFHPGSGVGLGRDHTLFALVGGKVKFSVKGAKKRRTVSVVAEAAAVEA, encoded by the coding sequence ATGGCACACAAGAAAGGCGTAGGCTCCTCGCGCAACGGCCGCGACTCCAAGCCGAAGTACCTGGGCGTGAAGATGTTCGGCGGCCAGGCGATCAAGGCCGGCAACATCATCGTGCGTCAGCGCGGCACCCGCTTCCATCCGGGTTCGGGCGTCGGCCTGGGCCGCGACCACACCCTGTTCGCGCTGGTCGGCGGCAAGGTCAAGTTCTCGGTCAAGGGCGCCAAGAAGCGTCGCACCGTGAGCGTGGTGGCCGAAGCGGCTGCCGTTGAGGCGTAA
- the murJ gene encoding murein biosynthesis integral membrane protein MurJ: MLRGLLSFSSMTLVSRVLGLVRDQAITISFGANATTDAFWVAFRIPNFLRRLFAEGSFATAFVPVFTEVKETRPHADLRALMSRVSGTLGGILLLVTALGLIFTPQVALLFNPGASDDPVKFGLIVDLLRLTFPFLLFVSLTALAGGALNSFHRFGLPALTPVILNLCMIAGALWLAPKLEVPILAMGWAVLVAGVLQLLFQLPALRGIDLLTLPCWGWRHPDVRRVLTLMVPTLFGSSIAQINLLLDTVIASFLFAGSQSWLSQADRFLELPLGVFGVALGTVILPALSRHHVKTDHVGFSNALDWGLRATLLIAVPAMLGLMLLSQPLVATLFQYGKFTAFDTRMAAMSVFGLSFGLPAFALLKVLLPAFYSRQDTRTPVRAGVVALVANMVLNLLFLAILYQLWVPADLRAQGMRAALAAVPGLHLALGLASAVASYINLSLLWRWLRRAEVYRPRPGWAGYLLRLGVACAVMAAVLALGLHWLPGFTTMDKWHRIGSLLALVGGGGAVYLLALLALGFRPRDLREQ; the protein is encoded by the coding sequence ATGCTGCGCGGGCTGCTTTCATTCAGCAGCATGACCCTGGTCTCGCGCGTGCTCGGGCTGGTACGCGATCAGGCGATCACCATCTCCTTCGGCGCCAATGCGACCACCGATGCGTTCTGGGTCGCGTTCCGCATCCCCAACTTCCTGCGCCGCCTGTTCGCCGAGGGTTCGTTCGCCACCGCTTTCGTGCCGGTGTTCACCGAGGTGAAGGAAACCCGGCCGCATGCCGACCTGCGCGCGCTGATGTCGCGGGTGTCCGGCACCCTGGGCGGGATCCTGCTGCTGGTCACCGCGCTGGGGCTGATCTTCACCCCGCAGGTGGCGTTGCTGTTCAATCCCGGCGCCAGCGACGATCCGGTCAAGTTCGGGCTGATCGTGGACCTGTTGCGGCTGACCTTCCCGTTCCTGCTGTTCGTATCGCTGACCGCGCTGGCCGGCGGCGCCCTGAACAGCTTCCACCGCTTCGGCCTGCCGGCGCTGACCCCGGTGATCCTCAACCTGTGCATGATCGCCGGCGCACTGTGGCTGGCGCCGAAGCTGGAGGTGCCGATCCTGGCGATGGGCTGGGCGGTGCTGGTGGCCGGCGTGCTGCAGCTGCTGTTCCAGCTGCCGGCGCTGCGCGGCATCGACCTGCTGACCCTGCCGTGCTGGGGCTGGCGGCACCCGGATGTGCGCCGCGTGCTGACCTTGATGGTGCCGACCCTGTTCGGCTCCTCGATCGCGCAGATCAACCTGTTGCTGGACACGGTGATCGCCTCGTTCCTGTTCGCCGGTTCGCAGAGCTGGCTGTCGCAGGCCGACCGCTTCCTGGAACTGCCGCTGGGCGTGTTCGGCGTGGCGCTGGGCACGGTGATCCTGCCGGCGCTGTCGCGGCACCACGTCAAGACCGACCACGTCGGTTTCTCCAATGCGCTGGACTGGGGCCTGCGCGCCACCCTGCTGATCGCGGTGCCGGCGATGCTGGGGCTGATGCTGCTGAGCCAGCCGCTGGTGGCCACGCTATTCCAGTACGGCAAGTTCACCGCGTTCGACACGCGCATGGCGGCGATGTCGGTGTTCGGGCTGAGCTTCGGCCTGCCCGCATTCGCGCTGCTGAAGGTGCTGCTGCCGGCGTTCTACTCGCGCCAGGACACGCGCACCCCGGTGCGCGCCGGGGTGGTCGCGCTGGTCGCGAACATGGTGCTGAACCTGCTGTTCCTGGCCATCCTGTACCAGCTGTGGGTGCCGGCCGACCTGCGCGCGCAGGGCATGCGCGCGGCGCTGGCGGCGGTGCCGGGCCTGCATCTGGCGCTGGGCCTGGCCAGCGCGGTGGCCAGCTACATCAACCTGTCGCTGCTGTGGCGCTGGCTGCGCCGCGCCGAGGTGTACCGGCCGCGACCGGGCTGGGCCGGCTACCTGCTGAGGCTGGGCGTGGCCTGCGCGGTGATGGCCGCGGTGCTGGCGCTGGGCCTGCACTGGCTGCCGGGCTTCACCACGATGGACAAGTGGCACCGCATCGGCAGCCTGTTGGCGCTGGTCGGCGGCGGCGGCGCGGTGTACCTGCTGGCGTTGCTGGCGCTGGGATTCCGGCCGCGGGATCTGCGGGAGCAGTGA